A single Xiphias gladius isolate SHS-SW01 ecotype Sanya breed wild chromosome 18, ASM1685928v1, whole genome shotgun sequence DNA region contains:
- the LOC120803898 gene encoding serine/threonine-protein kinase WNK2 isoform X2, producing MEPGANSNSEGHQELEYPSVPNYQCELAMGDGNINLVDSVARGGSDPSASPPPSHQRNVHQRFIRRSLWFSDTDEQAFEAPEYDNKSKILNINLRTIVDRTRGTTCGIQEGSSTESQGGQKDSATESASADEEKEKGGGALNVTCSDGAKTAIKSASEENEEEAEMKAVSTSPGGRFLKFDIELGRGSFKTVYKGLDTETWVEVAWCELQDRKLSKVERQRFKEEAEMLKGLQHPNIVRFYDFWESPLKGKKCIVLVTELMTSGTLKTYLKRFKVMKPKVLRSWCRQILKGLHFLHTRTPPIIHRDLKCDNIFITGPTGSVKIGDLGLATLKAASFAKSVIGTPEFMAPEMYEEHYDEAVDVYAFGMCMLEMATSEYPYSECQNAAQIYRKVTSGVKPASYNKVMDPEIKEIIGECICQKKEERYTIKELLNHAFFAEDTGVRVELAEEDDGKKASIALKLWVEDHKKLKGKYKESGAIEFTFDLEKEVPEVVAQEMVESGLFHESDGKTVGKSIRDRVALIKWRRERTVSAAAAVDQVEGGHRVQMTPSQGISAGAAHVGQPPLQEPEEQEAEQHNRLHNLPTSATSVTYSTVDSGMGSTVYSDSHSSQQSVLYQSLLEPITMATQQCQSSSPFLTDRPHSCEKGEICWATLSPTLRAQLGTAARRGSAPVIDTHRANLITQLHALSQSQRSISPSPTAPENQSELNPSELHSEAQDGFPSKSVLPVLQVSPVSSPSEYRRLSDTGIRPSSEASENLTLPVPSGRRHSDLSSLLSITSHHNHHFAAHKSHVCQACLSLLLLRSREGSQRHPSVVMPTHHCPCDFRNHPSSCGTMTTPGYGRLKGSSDCSDFSLLQKSLFNIISRKTAPCHTTPTQASLLHPSAAHGPSCSDGDGSLKSHLLSGNSVGDQEPLQDSEDRFCAGEQQVTGAVGVTSSAGHQNQPPVQGLPSSSTAMHTPLQYLQPGRSYPAAPYAGQPSAAPPAPASPCFVNIQHAGSAASYVPPTFQQTQAAASAVPQHVAQSHQVLGHQQQQASAASSLTFPLQVQQTCQNCVTPKQQQAQSASGYPTAVQQQTTAAAAAAAATLAPQQPAQSYPLASVAPAMAATAQCHPAQAPSTLQHVQAAVKLPSQQYGQSSSTPALFSQKIPVQQEHQQPVPQNTQSSIQQTQNVGQAYIQPQLQHNQDSVHLIHQQMAQQPTQQSQTLQSPGQQQLHTSSLQQHGQKAMQTAVPQQSQDVSQSTVQQVHTPASQAHPTTTPAVQVSATHQSYPVAGLPDSASQSYAHPALNTLQQQTAPAQTQYQPAQSTAAPQTYGGATQVVTPQSLPASSQHSHAAHIAQQFQPYLCIAAFLNQNIPAGQSISNLGQDGQGHGQNLTQSASSMLAQALPPQQSMAPATVIQEPQSLQISTSLPPTHPSKFPSQYPTVQVMTAVTESSYPHSCTAPHPSTSSSLNHIFLSPGPALPVTPSVSPLSPLQIENALVSPIPVSLIPSPSPVLGKMGPTSPQHQPTTVLQQSVKCEASHSQPTFISTLTTHPIHTSPSQNTHSPTNGSTQPLIQKVPQQAQVSHPELVPSAQPVQPVLFSSPVQNGADPGTTTTAAHLDNSNPCQLALQTQAHSQVQSQIPLLQSSDSKRASAGSASSSLTQQKHISTLTGAAGLGPTETNTEDQATEKQTGGQSYDSSVNSDATSGKEMSDGYEGTHGGKGEGKVRKHHRRSTRTRSRQEKISRPKLNMLNVCNTGDKMVECQLETHNHKMVTFKFDLDGDAPEEIATYMVENDFILPLEKDVFIEQLKDIVDKAEDMLSEDTEGEGHYDQRGTPNQTEGTDTLRREASAPSTPQLVYQQNVLHTGKRWFIICPVAETPMLDKEKATSHTSTTKQSEKSASTSVRPNSNTTAVTTPGASLYSQSQSSSSSLPPAAQTSVQPPDQNPKARVQRTQPGVTIHAVAAAGVSHQNSFAAKEPCISAVSMVTEMPCCAIVPPVSLDVDIDKGAAGGLASSQTNQQCEKASPTGELPPQLSSHQSVVLQQPFATPMQPGTVTSQPQSPAHQTSQNSQSSSHQQPASGGPGESDSEGPRRVEFVDRTIKTLDEKLRNLLYQEHAPSQPSSTTSDPQASSTEGVSSAPVSDTQSTEGALTKKKGDPLPQIPERTDSVGALSDSAVGAANRVLKGRDVAASSTSHSSKRHFQIIPTPPDVICRVEKSQTSCSTCSSPAPSSGSGGSHMQTQDPGRKEKGFAAVGRSALTAAADDENPGTSKTISSNRYSAPPNFYRANPISSPDLTPHHIPRAQTIDTPTHHHYFHSSHLYSDSADEDTSSIALPPAHPAPPAHALSEHSGSDLMKRAVAFLRRSGRCKSEQSSDSPSQQPMAMNGHALSPSAGHAHSSYISSDNDSEFEDADMRKELQKLREKHMKEISDLQAFQRREIEHLYKELGKTLPPNVGLLHAAPPSGRRRRASKHKLKAGKLLNPMVQHLKNNLNAATERKGESAASSSSSPAKSSILSDGSAHSTGTSSSSSQPNTAPEQVHTQQPCSLKGSFSTDDIYAGLHGEGMATQAGPGQGWTVYHQTSERVTYKSSSKPRTRFLSGPVSLSIWSTLKRLCLGKDRSSRSSLSTTTAQAASSQTQQSITTATPSPSPQPITRLAQVQTNNSNNKRGTFTEDLHKLVDDWTKETVAAANQPRPTLNQIKQQRRQRDLGCRAPPMGAATHEMKCHVGPSKFQLPLSCPLTAALGPGMPPNLAPHSSAMLTPGYLLPAGSYGGMVPGPLYPQQWPGMPSPVGSVGPVGLLGATRTMPYGTMANPGIQAYPLVMHNPENGPCPKITRTT from the exons GATCGTAAGCTGTCAAAGGTGGAGCGTCAGCGCTTTaaagaggaagcagagatgTTGAAGGGTCTTCAACATCCCAACATTGTCCGTTTCTATGACTTTTGGGAGTCACCTCTTAAAGGGAAGAAGTGCATTGTTCTAGTAACAGAGCTCATGACTTCAGGGACGCTAAAAAC cTATTTAAAGCGTTTCAAGGTAATGAAACCCAAGGTGCTGAGGAGCTGGTGCAGACAGATCCTGAAAGGCCTCCACTTTCTCCACACCAGGACCCCACCCATCATCCATAGGGACCTCAAATGTGATAACATCTTTATCACGGGACCTACAGGTTCAGTCAAGATAGGGGATTTAGGACTGGCAACACTCAAGGCAGCTTCCTTTGCTAAGAGTGTAATAG gcACCCCTGAGTTCATGGCTCCGGAGATGTATGAGGAGCACTATGATGAGGCTGTGGATGTTTACGCCTTTGGCATGTGTATGCTAGAGATGGCCACCTCAGAATACCCCTACTCTGAGTGTCAGAATGCTGCTCAGATTTACCGCAAGGTCACAAGT gGAGTGAAGCCAGCCAGCTACAACAAGGTCATGGATCCTGAAATCAAGGAGATAATTGGGGAGTGTATCTGCCAAAAGAAAGAGGAGCG GTACACCATCAAGGAATTGTTGAACCATGCTTTCTTTGCTGAGGACACAGGTGTGAGGGTAGAACTAGCTGAGGAGGACGATGGGAAAAAGGCCTCAATAGCCCTCAAACTGTGGGTGGAGGACCACAAGAAGTTAAAAGGGAAGTACAAGGAAAGTGGAGCCATTGAGTTCACATTTGACCTGGAGAAAGAGGTCCCTGAAGTTGTGGCACAAGAAATG gtgGAGTCTGGCCTCTTCCATGAGAGTGATGGTAAGACCGTGGGAAAGTCTATCAGGGACCGTGTGGCTCTCATCAAATGGAGAAGAGAGCGAACAGTGTCTGCTGCAGCGGCAGTAGATCAGGTTGAAGGGGGACACAGGGTCCAGATGACACCGTCTCAGGGCATCTCTGCTGGGGCTGCACATGTAGGACAGCCCCCTTTGCAGGAACCAGAAGAGCAAGAGGCAGAACAGCACAACAGGCTGCATAACCTACCAACCAGTGCCACCTCAGTGACAT aCAGCACAGTTGACAGTGGCATGGGCTCCACTGTGTACTCAGACTCCCACAGCAGCCAGCAGAGTGTCCTCTACCAATCCCTGCTGGAGCCTATTACTATGGCAACACAGCAG TGCCAGAGCAGTAGCCCTTTTCTGACAGACCGGCCTCACTCCTGTGAAAAGGGTGAAATATGCTGGGCAACGCTGAGCCCAACGCTCAGGGCTCAACTGGGAACTGCAGCCCGGAGAGGAAGTGCCCCTGTTATTGACACTCACAGGGCAAACCTCATCACTCAACTCCATGCCCTCAGTCAATCTCAGAGATCAATCAGTCCCTCCCCTACAGCACCGGAGAACCAGTCAGAACTTAATCCTTCTGAGCTTCACTCAGAGGCCCAGGATGGGTTTCCCTCCAAGAGTGTTCTGCCAGTGCTGCAGGTCTCCCCTGTCTCTTCACCCTCTGAGTACCGCCGCCTTAGTGACACTGGTATCAGACCGTCATCAGAGGCCAGTGAGAACTTAACACTTCCTGTGCCTAGTGGACGCAGACACTCTGACCTTAGTAGTCTCCTGAGTATAACCTCTCATCATAACCACCATTTTGCAGCGCATAAAAGCCACGTATGCCAGGCCTGCCTCTCTTTGCTTCTTTTGAGGTCACGAGAAGGGAGCCAACGCCACCCTTCTGTTGTCATGCCAACACACCACTGTCCGTGTGACTTTAGAAACCACCCGTCCTCTTGTGGAACAATGACCACCCCTGGTTATGGTCGGCTGAAAGGCTCCAGTGATTGCTCTGATTTCTCACTGCTGCAGAAGTCCCTGTTCAATATAATCAGTCGCAAAACAGCCCCTTGTCACACCACACCCACACAAGCCTCACTATTGCACCCCTCAGCTGCCCACGGGCCTTCATGCAGTGATGGAGACGGCAGCCTGAAGAGTCATCTCCTCAGTGGCAATTCAGTTGGGGACCAAGAACCCCTCCAGGACAGCGAGGATAGATTCTGTGCCGGAGAGCAGCAAGTCACCGGGGCTGTGGGAGTG ACCAGTTCTGCAGGCCACCAGAATCAACCACCTGTCCAGGGTCTGCCTTCTTCCAGCACAGCAATGCACACACCACTGCAGTACCTCCAGCCTGGACGCAGCTACCCTGCTGCTCCATATGCTGGTCAACCCAGTGCTGCACCACCAGCTCCAGCTAGTCCATGTTTCGTCAACATCCAGCATGCAGGCAGCGCTGCTAGCTATGTACCTCCAACTTTTCAACAGACCCAAGCTGCAGCATCAGCTGTTCCACAACATGTTGCACAGAGTCACCAAGTACTAGGccatcaacagcagcaggcaTCAGCAGCAAGCTCTTTAACTTTTCCTTTGCAAGTCCAACAAACGTGTCAGAACTGTGTGACTCCAAAGCAACAACAGGCTCAGTCTGCGTCAGGATATCCTACTGCAGTTCAGCAACagaccacagcagcagcagcagcagcagcggccaCCCTGGCACCACAGCAGCCGGCACAAAGCTACCCTCTGGCATCTGTAGCCCCAGCTATGGCAGCCACAGCCCAGTGTCATCCTGCACAAGCTCCCAGCACACTGCAGCACGTCCAAGCCGCAGTCAAACTACCAAGTCAGCAGTATGGTCAGAGCTCCTCCACACCAGCACTTTTCAGCCAAAAGATACCCGTTCAGCAAGAGCACCAACAGCCCGTACCACAAAATACTCAATCCAGTATACAACAAACGCAAAATGTTGGGCAGGCTTATATTCAACCTCAGCTCCAGCATAACCAAGATTCTGTGCATCTCATACACCAACAAATGGCACAACAGCCTACGCAGCAGTCTCAAACTCTTCAGTCTCCTGGTCAGCAACAGTTGCACACCTCAAGTCTGCAGCAGCATGGTCAGAAAGCCATGCAAACAGCAGTTCCACAGCAGAGCCAGGATGTATCCCAGTCCACAGTCCAACAGGTTCACACCCCAGCCTCTCAGGCTCATCCCACAACAACCCCTGCTGTGCAGGTTTCAGCCACACACCAGAGTTACCCTGTTGCAGGTCTACCTGATTCTGCCTCTCAGAGCTATGCACATCCTGCCCTCAATACGCTGCAGCAACAGACTGCTCCAGCTCAGACCCAGTACCAGCCTGCACAGTCTACCGCTGCTCCGCAGACCTATGGAGGAGCTACCCAGGTAGTGACTCCGCAGAGCCTTCCAGCCTCTTCCCAGCATAGCCATGCTGCACATATTGCCCAACAG TTTCAACCCTATCTTTGCATCGCTGCTTTCCTGAATCAG AATATTCCTGCTGGTCAGAGCATTTCCAACCTGGGACAAGATGGACAGGGCCATGGGCAGAATCTCACCCAATCTGCTTCCAGTATGCTGGCCCAGGCACTTCCTCCTCAACAGTCAATGGCTCCGGCTACTGTCATTCAAGAACCCCAGTCGCTTCAGATATCAACCTCTCTACCACCAACACACCCATCCAAG tTTCCTTCACAGTATCCCACAGTCCAGGTGATGACAGCTGTGACTGAATCTTCCTATCCTCACTCCTGCACTGCCCCTCACCCTTCAACCTCCTCTTCTCTCAATCACATCTTCCTTTCTCCTGGACCAGCTCTTCCTGTAAccccctctgtctcccctctctcccctctgcaaattgaaaatgcattaGTTTCACCCATCCCAGTGTCCCTCATACCTTCTCCCTCACCCGTTTTGGGTAAGATGGGACCCACATCCCCACAGCACCAGCCCACCACTGTTCTGCAGCAGAGTGTTAAATGTGAAGCTTCTCATTCGCAACCGACATTTATATCGACACTAACCACCCATCCCATACACACTTCCCCatctcaaaacacacactctcccacaAATGGCAGCACTCAGCCTCTGATACAG AAGGTTCCCCAGCAGGCCCAGGTCAGCCATCCTGAGCTTGTCCCCTCTGCTCAGCCAGTTCAACCTGTACTCTTCTCCTCACCTGTGCAGAATGGGGCTGACCCAGGCACAACCACCACTGCTGCCCATCTGGACAACAGTAACCCATGCCAGCTGGCCCTGCAGACACAGGCCCACAGTCAGGTTCAGAGCCAAATTCCTCTGCTGCAGTCCTCTGACTCTAAGAGAGCATCAGCTGGGTCTGCCAGTTCCAGTCTGACTCAGCAGAAACATATCAGTACTCTAACAGGAGCTGCAGGTCTGGGTCCAACAGAGACCAACACGGAG GATCAagccacagagaaacaaactggAGGACAGAGCTATGACAG CAGTGTCAACTCTGATGCCACATCAGGGAAAGAGATGAGTGATGGTTATGAGGGGACACATGGAGGTAAAGGTGAAGGGAAAGTCCGCAAACACCACCGCAGATCCACACGCACGCGCTCACGTCAAGAGAAGATTAGCAGGCCAAAGCTCAACATGCTCAAT GTGTGTAACACTGGGGATAAGATGGTAGAGTGTCAGTTGGAAACTCATAACCATAAGATGGTCACTTTTAAGTTTGACCTGGATGGAGATGCACCAGAGGAGATTGCTACATACATG GTGGAGAATGATTTCATCCTACCTCTGGAAAAAGACGTCTTTATTGAACAGCTGAAGGACATTGTGGACAAAGCTGAGGACATGCTGAGTGAGGACACAGAGGGTGAGGGGCACTATGACCAGAGAGGCACTCCCAATCAGACTGAAGGAACTGACACACTGCGAAGAGAG GCTTCAGCACCCAGCACCCCCCAACTAGTGTACCAACAAAATG TCCTCCACACTGGCAAGCGCTGGTTTATCATCTGCCCTGTGGCTGAGACACCCATGCTAGACAAAGAGAAAGCTACATCTCACACCTCTACAACCAAGC aaTCTGAAAAGTCTGCTTCAACATCAGTCAGGCCCAACAGCAACACAACTGCAGTGACTACCCCAGGCGCATCTTTATATTCCCAAAgccagtcctcctcctcctctctgccccctGCTGCTCAGACCTCAGTGCAACCTCcagaccaaaacccaaaagCTCGGGTCCAGCGGACTCAGCCGGGTGTAACTATAcatgctgttgctgctgctggtgtcaGCCATCAAAACTCTTTTGCTGCAAAAGAACCTTGCATCTCTGCTGTCTCCATGGTGACGGAGATGCCATGTTGTGCTATTGTGCCACCTGTCTCTCTGGATGTGGATATTGATAAAGGAGCAGCTGGTGGTTTGGCCTCATCTCAAACTAATCAGCAATGTGAGAAGGCCAGTCCTACTGGAGAACTACCCCCTCAGCTGTCTTCCCATCAGTCTGTGGTCCTGCAGCAACCCTTTGCCACACCTATGCAGCCTGGGACAGTGACCTCCCAGCCCCAGAGTCCAGCACATCAGACCTCCCAGAACTCCCAGTCATCAAGCCACCAGCAGCCAGCGAGTGGGGGGCCAGGAGAGTCGGACAGTGAGGGACCACGCAGGGTGGAGTTTGTTGACCGCACCATCAAGACTCTGGATGAGAAGCTGAGAAACCTTTTGTACCAGGAGCATGCTCCCTCCCAGCCTTCAAGCACGACATCTGACCCCCAGGCCTCTAGCACAGAGGGTGTCAGCTCCGCTCCAGTCTCAGACACCCAAAGCACCGAAGGAGCACTTACAAAGAAGAAGGGGGACCCACTG cCTCAGATTCCTGAGCGCACAGATAGTGTGGGTGCACTAAGTGACTCTGCAGTGGGAG CAGCTAACAGGGTTTTGAAAGGAAGAGATGTGGCTGCCAGCTCCACTTCACACAGCTCCAAAAGACATTTTCAA ATCATCCCTACTCCACCGGATGTCATTTGTCGTGTAGAGAAAAGCCAGACAAGCTGCAGCACCTGCAGTTCCCCAGCACCCTCTAGTGGTTCTGGAGGGTCTCACATGCAGACCCAGGACCCAGGCAGGAAAGAGAAGGGCTTTGCAGCTGTGGGCAGGTCCGCtctgacagctgcagctgaTGATGAGAATCCAGGAACATCCAAAACCATCAGTAGTAATCGCTACTCTGCCCCACCAAACTTCTACCGGGCCAACCCCATTTCCAGCCCTGATCTCACCCCGCACCATATCCCCCGGGCCCAGACCATTGACACTCCGACCCATCACCATTACTTCCACTCCTCTCACCTCTACTCTGACTCAGCAGATGAAGACACCAGCAGCATAGCTCTCCCTCCGGCCCACCCTGCTCCCCCAGCTCATGCCCTGTCTGAGCACAGTGGTAGCGACCTCATGAAGAGGGCAGTGGCCTTTCTGCGGCGCTCTGGTCGCTGCAAAAGTGAGCAGAGCTCTGATTCACCGAGCCAACAGCCCATGGCAATGAATGGTCACGCTCTCTCGCCTTCTGCAGGACATGCCCACTCATCCTACATCAGTAGTGACAATGACTCTGAGTTTGAGGATGCAGATATGAGGAAGGAACTgcaaaaactgagagaaaa GCACATGAAGGAGATTTCTGATCTCCAGGCGTTCCAGAGGCGTGAGATTGAGCATCTGTACAAGGAGCTGGGCAAAACTCTGCCCCCCAATGTCGGCCTACTACATGCTGCACCCCCAAGCGGCCGCAGGCGTAGGGCCAGCAAACACAAGCTGAAGGCCGGAAAACTGCTCAATCCGATGGTGCAGCACCTTAAAAACAATCTTAACGCCGCCACTGAgaggaaag gcgAGAGTGCTGCCAGTTCATCCAGCTCGCCGGCTAAAAGTTCAATTCTGTCAGATGGCTCTGCCCACTCCACTGGcacctccagctccagcagtCAGCCCAACACTGCCCCAGAGCAGGTCCACACACAGCAACCCTGTTCCTTGAAGGGCTCTTTTTCCACAGATGACATCTACGCTGGGTTACATGGTGAAGGAATGGCCACCCAGGCAGGCCCTGGCCAAG GCTGGACGGTTTACCACCAAACGTCAGAGAGAGTCACCTATAAATCTAGTAGCAAACCACGCACTAGATTCCTCAGTGGACCTGtgtctctgtccatct GGTCCACTCTGAAACGACTATGTCTAGGCAAAGATCGCAGTAGTA GGTCTTCTCTCAGCACCACCACAGCTCAGGCAGCCTCCAGTCAGACACAGCAGTCAATCACCACAGCCACACCCTCACCATCTCCTCAGCCAATCACACGGCTTGCTCAGGTCCAGAcgaacaacagcaacaacaagagAGGCACATTCACTGAAGATCTTCACAAACTGGTGGATGACTGGACAAAAGAGACTGTTGCGGCAGCCAATCAACCGCGACCCACCTTGAACCAGATCAAACAGCAGAGACGCCAGCGGGACCTGGGATGCAGAGCGCCACCCATGGGAGCAGCTACACATGAG ATGAAATGCCATGTTGGTCCCAGCAAGTTCCAGTTGCCTCTTTCCTGCCCCCTGACTGCTGCTTTAGGCCCTGGTATGCCCCCAAACCTAGCTCCTCACTCCTCAGCAATGCTCACTCCTGGGTACCTTCTGCCAGCAGGGTCCTATGGCGGGATGGTTCCCGGTCCTCTTTACCCTCAGCAGTGGCCCGGCATGCCTAGTCCAGTAGGGTCTGTGGGTCCTGTAGGCCTGCTTGGTGCAACTAGAACGATGCCCTATGGCACAATGGCAAACCCAGGGATCCAAGCCTACCCTCTGGTCATGCACAACCCCGAGAATGGCCCCTGTCCGAAAATCACTAGGACTACCTAA